The Chlamydia sp. 04-14 DNA segment TTTCGGCGTGAAAGTTCCATTTCCATTATAACTATCTGCAGGGGTCAAAGTTTGACTTTCTCCTTGAGCAAAGCTCAATGAGGTCGAGGCCATCAACCCCGAAGATATTAAGAACCAGTAGACTGGGTGTTTCATATTATGTTCTCTGGGTGATTTGAGATAGGCTAAAACGATCACAAAAATAATTAAAAGTCAAGGTGGTTGAAGAGGTAAGGCGATAGGCCCTGCCCCGGTGAGGGGCAGGGGAGGTGGAGGTGAGTTAGAACTGGATTTTAGATCCGAGGTCTATGTTGTAGGTTCTGGAAGAGCCTCTGAGCTCGAAACCGAACTGACTGAAGACTTCAAAGTTGGGGCTGAAAGATAAGTAATTTCCAGCTCTTACAATGAAAGCTTGTCTAGCTAAGTTTGTTGCTTTAGTTAACCAAACGGCTGTAGTTGGGCTAACTAGCAGAGACGTTGCACAATCAGGATTGCTTCTTGCAATGTCTGGTGAGTAGGCCAGAGTTAGGTTGTAAGAAGCACTATCATTTGCAGAGAACCTCTCAAACTTTACACCGATAGGCATAGCAATGTTTGTGAGGTTACTGCTCTCAAAGTATCTTCCTTCAGAACTGCTATTTTCTTTAAAGTCCTCTTGGTGAGCATGAACAAGCTGGAACTTCAAGAAAGGTGAGTACATATCAAATAAGGAAGAGTATTGAGACTCGATAGGCACAACAGCACCGAGTTCCACTCCGAAGCAATCGTTCCCCCAATCACCCTTGATCTCTGGGTAGACGACATTTTGTGGAGCGTATTTTTTAGTCATATTGGTCTTCATATCATTTGAAGTATGACTGTAGGTGAGTTGTGCATTAAGGACTAAAGGAGCTTGCGCACCGATAGTGTTTTGTAGCAGTCTATCCCAAGCACTCCAGAAGGAAGTGTGTTGATAATAGATAGAACCTGCGTAGATGTTGGAGCTGTTTTTAGATACAAGATAGTCTTTATCTTTTCCAAACAACTGACAGAAAGCAGCGCTGAAGATATCTTCTGAAGGCGTTTGAGCAAAGGCTCCTAAGAGATACCCCACACTGTTGTGACGGAACTTATGTTTCGTTTCCGTTCCACTTTTGTGTAAGAAGTTAGCCAATCCTGAAACCCAGAAACCGCGTTGGTAATCAGCACCATTGACACTAACATCCATAAGATTTTGGATAGCGCGTACATCCGAGAAAGATCCCCAAAGAGTATTAGGAACTAAGGGTCCTTGACGCTCCGGATTGGGGAGATAACCGGTTTGTTTCCAATTTAGAGTAGCTAATTGTTCGTGTGCGCCTGCCGTTCCTTGTTTCCAATCAATAGTCCAATCACCTTGATATCCGTAATGTGTTCCTGGAATTATGGGAGAATTGGATGCTGATGGAGGTGTAGCCTTGGCACCAGAAGGAGCTTTAAGAGTTACAGAAGAGGCGAAAGATTTAGTTGTAGAAAAGATAGGATATTCGTAGCCGTTGCCATCAGAATCAACTAGATTGAGGTTGGTGATAGAAGCGGTTTTTGCAGAGGTTTTAGATTCGATAGTGGCTGTTGAAGAGGAACCCCCCCCCCCCAACGGGAATTTATAAGACTCTAAAATCAAGAATAATCCTTGCTTTAATCGTACTGTCAACATGTTTAGCATTGGCAGCGTGTGTAGCAGGAACCACTATTTTTTCTACACCGCCTAAATTTATTATTATCGGTGGAATATCTACAGCACTGATCAACGTCCTTTGTTTGTGTATATTAATTCTACTCACACGTAATGCTGCCGTTAATTTGCATAGAGATGTGGATATTAAGTTGTACCTGTTATCCCAACATTATAGTAACTTCATCAATGAACATGATGCCTTTGTTGAAGAATACAACGCTTTCCTCGATGAATACCGACTCTACACTATCAGCGAGACTATAACTAATTACCAATCTCACCTCATTGAACAACCTGAAAAAGTATCTAAAAAAATGAGAAACAAAAAATAAAATCTTTCTTTAAAACAAGGAAAGATCACTTCTAAATAATCTTTTCAAAAAAAGGTTTCCTCCTATGGTGGAGACCTTGTCTTTGTGCTGCCCGCATTTATAAGTCAGTCATATTATTTGACTTAATAAAGAAACCTTCCTTATCATGCCCTGAAATCAAATAGTTAAAGTGTATATTTTATGCGAATAATAAGTCATGAAATTGAGGACATAAGTCCGACTACCCCCCCCCCAGTGAGGCAATATTTACGGAGAGATTAGATAGTGAAATGTTTTCTCCACCAGTGCTTGATGTTTCTAGGGTAGTGCCTAAATCCATAACCACGGAGCCGGCTGTCTGTGTGAAAGATTTTGCTTCTAGAATTACTCCATTTTTAAGAACAAGAGAGCCTGATTCTAATTTTAAAGCTTGTTTAAATGTGGATTTAAAGTTTTCAGATTCAACTTTTTCTTCTAGGGATAACTTCTCTCCGGAAAAAATAATTTTTCCATTATATACTTCAGAACCTGCTGCATCATTAAGCTTTAATTCATCAGTTGCTCCTGTTCCTGTAACTGGATCATAGAAAAAGATAGCAAATCCGTCTTTAGCTCTTAGTTGTGTGAATTTACCGCTAGTACTTATATCTATAGCATTTCTGATTGTTTTTTTTGTTCCACTAGTTGTTATTACTTTATTGCCATCGAATACAATATCCCCACGATTAGCGGTAAGATTACATTCACCACTTGTATCTATACAGATGGCTCCACCTTTTGGATCACTATCTTTAGAAACAGAGTTAGCAGAAAATAATGTAGGTCCCTCAGAAGAAATTGTTAACTTTTTTGCAAAGATAGCCCCACCTTTTTTCTGAGAAGAATTTCCTGAGAAAATAAGATTCTGATTTCCTTCAAATTTCAGCTCAGCATTACTTCCTGTACCGCACTTAACTGCTCCACCTTCTTCTGTTGAGCAATTTCTATCAAAAATAATTTTCGCATTATCTTTGAAATTAGTTAGCCCTTTGGATTGAATAGCTCCTTGCCCAGTTGTTCCTGGAGGGCAATAAGAACATGAAAACACAGAAAATCCAGATATGGATAATTGTTTATCATCCGTGCTTACTTCAATAGCTCCTGGTTTATTTGTAGAGGTAATATTATCAAAACAAAGAGAGTAACCATTTCCTAGAAAAAAAAGATCTCCATTAGTTTGAGAAAAGCAACTTTTACTGTTTGTGTCAGCATAAGCAATACAAACGTTCCCATTACAAGTATATTGCATTCCATTTGTTTCTGAACTTTCTTTAGGATTAAATGTGGTGTTAGATCCATCATTCCCATTATAACTATTAGAGGAATTCAGAGTTTCTTCCTTTGGAGCTGCAAAGCTCAAGGAGGTCGAGGCGATTAACCCCGAAGATATTAAGAACCAGTAAACTGGATGTTTCATATTTTCATGCTCTGGGTGAATTGAGATAGCGTTAACCGATCATAAAAATAATTAAAAGTCAAGGGGATTGAGTCTGCTTTCCTGAGAAGGAAAGCTTGTGGTATTTGTATTTGCCATTGAAAAGATAGGCGTTCTTTCAGAAGATTATGGGATAGGAATAATCTAATTATTTCTTTTCACGATCTATTGTTAAGTTAGGCATTTAACAAATAAAGAATCAAAATATCAGAAAGACTCTGGTATAGTTATTATGTCAGTTTGAATATCGGATTAAAGATACCTGGGAAAGAATATTTATGATGCCAAGGTTGCTTTGTGCTTTTCTTGTACTTGTTGTTGGTATAGAAGGATTTGGAGAGAAGATATTTTGTGAAAGTATAGCTATTTCAAAAAATAAACATGAGGACTTTTGGAATCTTGATCCTTATTGTTTGGAGAGTTTATGTGCATATTTTATAACACATGGCGATCATCAAAGTAGACAGAAGCTTGCAAATTTTTTCCCTCAGTTAACGACTGATGAGTTGTCTACTCTATCTAATTGCATTTTATTATCTAAAAATCCTGATTATGTTTTCTCACCTGAAGATATTTCAGTTATGAAAAAACTTTCTCTTCCGGGAGTCGTCTTTTTATGTAACTTTGATGGTCATAGTCTTCCTGAAAAAGATCTTGCACGAGCTTTAGTACTTGCTGAATTTCCTGGAGAAGAGGGTATACGCAAGGCAGAGCATTATACCCGTTATCTAGATATTCTGGCATTACGTGCCTATATTGAACGTCAAAAGTATTTGGATAAGGAACATTGTGCTTTAGGATCAGAGGCTTATCATAGAGCAACAATAGAAGCTTTGAATACGATTCTTTTTTATGAAGAAGGGATTCGCTATCCATCTAAAAATGAAATGTTTTCCGATGAATTTTCTTTTCTGTCTTCGGTTGCAGATAGAAAATTTGGAGTCTGCTTGGGCGTATCTTCTTTGTATTTTTCCCTGTCTCAACGCTTAGACCTTCCTTTGGAATCTGTTACGCCTCCAGGCCACATCTATTTGAGATATGATGGGGGGAAAATTAATATTGAAACTACGGCTGGAGGGAGGCATCTTCCTACGGAGCAATATTGCGATTGTTTGAACATTGATGAATTAAAGGTACGCTCCGCGAAAGAGCTCATAGGGTTAACATTTATCAACCAAGGGTCTTTTGCTTTGCAAAAGCAACAGTATCATGAAGCTGATCTCGCATATGAAAAAGCCAAAGAATATATAGATGACGATGAACTTCAAGAACTTTTGGGTGTTGTGAAAATCCTAAAGGGACAGAGGAAGGCGGGAGAAATTCTGCTTAAAAATTCTTCTCAAGCGCAATCCATCGGATCAGTAGCTTATGATTATTTGCAGGGGAATATCG contains these protein-coding regions:
- a CDS encoding transglutaminase family protein — translated: MMPRLLCAFLVLVVGIEGFGEKIFCESIAISKNKHEDFWNLDPYCLESLCAYFITHGDHQSRQKLANFFPQLTTDELSTLSNCILLSKNPDYVFSPEDISVMKKLSLPGVVFLCNFDGHSLPEKDLARALVLAEFPGEEGIRKAEHYTRYLDILALRAYIERQKYLDKEHCALGSEAYHRATIEALNTILFYEEGIRYPSKNEMFSDEFSFLSSVADRKFGVCLGVSSLYFSLSQRLDLPLESVTPPGHIYLRYDGGKINIETTAGGRHLPTEQYCDCLNIDELKVRSAKELIGLTFINQGSFALQKQQYHEADLAYEKAKEYIDDDELQELLGVVKILKGQRKAGEILLKNSSQAQSIGSVAYDYLQGNIDKATLKLLFTHPGSTYDEVVSYQEALKKAIQRSPKCCESRRRLASVLLHLGKTAEGVALLEQCAKESTDDIALHLKLSKVLCDRHDYEKAQKYFLIAQKSLEDKGVRYEDEKSFTLYHEIRKKMFLIAP